Proteins found in one Drosophila innubila isolate TH190305 chromosome X, UK_Dinn_1.0, whole genome shotgun sequence genomic segment:
- the LOC117790963 gene encoding proteasome subunit beta type-7 yields the protein MLSESRSDSFVPLDFGNGFNFINSKRNGELLVKGYKPPLAVRTGTSIVGIIFKDGVILGADTRATEGPIVSDKNCSKIHRLQDHIYCCGAGTAADTEHITLMTSAEMDLHELNTGRQVPVICACMLLRHTLFRYQGHISAALVMGGVDKYGPHINCIHPHGSIDKIPYAAMGSGTLAAMAVLENGWNPNIDLEQGKQLVREAISAGVFNDLGSGSNIDLCVITAAGATPLRTETIASERGERLGKYSFLPNTTLVKSMSVQDIEITEERTYRPSQSPSLLETESQSTSQPDASIATQQPSPENND from the exons ATGCTGTCCGAGTCTCGAAGTGACAGTTTTGTTCCGCTTGACTTTGGCAATGGATTCAACTTCATCAATAGCAAACG CAATGGTGAACTGCTGGTCAAGGGCTATAAGCCTCCGTTGGCCGTCCGCACGGGCACCTCCATTGTGGGTATTATCTTCAAGGACGGCGTCATCCTGGGCGCTGACACGCGTGCCACCGAGGGACCCATTGTCTCCGACAAGAACTGCTCGAAGATCCATCGCCTGCAGGATCACATTTA TTGCTGTGGCGCCGGCACCGCTGCGGATACGGAGCACATTACTCTGATGACCTCCGCCGAGATGGATCTGCATGAGCTCAATACTGGTAGACAGGTGCCGGTGATCTGTGCCTGCATGCTGCTCCGTCACACGCTCTTCCGCTACCAGGGCCACATTAGTGCCGCCCTGGTCATGGGCGGTGTCGACAAGTATGGGCCGCACATTAACTGCATCCATCCACATGGCTCCATCGATAAGATACCTTATGCCGCCATGGGATCGGGCACTCTGGCCGCCATGGCTGTTCTGGAGAATGGCTGGAATCCGAACATCGATCTGGAACAGGGCAAACAGTTGGTACGAGAAGCCATCAGCGCTGGTGTCTTCAACGATCTTGGCTCCGGCTCCAACATCGATCTCTGCGTGATCACAGCTGCcggtgccacgccccttcgcaCCGAGACCATCGCCAGCGAGCGGGGCGAGAGATTGGGCAAATACTCCTTTCTTCCAAACACGACGCTAGTGAAGAGCATGTCGGTGCAGGACATTGAGATCACCGAGGAACGCACCTATCGCCCCTCCCAATCCCCGTCTCTTTTGGAAACTGAATCGCAGTCGACATCTCAGCCGGATGCTTCGATTGCCACACAACAGCCATCTccagaaaataatgattaa